The following is a genomic window from Gymnodinialimonas ceratoperidinii.
CGATGATCCTGCGGCCGAAGCTCGTGGTGCTGGACGAGCCGACAAGCGCGCTCGACATGACCGTGCAGGTGCAGATCGTAGAGCTTCTGCGGCGCCTGCAGCGCGATCACAACCTCGCCTACCTGTTCATCTCCCACGATCTGAAGGTCGTCCGGGCGCTGGCGCATAAGGTGATGGTGATGAAGCAGGGCGACGTGGTGGAGACCGGTCGGACCGAAGACCTCTTCGCCAACCCACGCACGGACTACACACGCGAGTTGATGAAAGCCGCCTTTGGCGAGATCGAGCCTGCCTGAAGCGGGGCTGGCTGCAGCGCGGTTTCATGTGCGGACTTGGTGACGCGGGGCCCTTGTTGGCGTGCCACCGTGCGCGCTGCGTGGAGGCGAGGGCGGGATTGAGTTGTATTGGCCAAGATGAAGGGGGAGCGTGGCGTGCTTTTTTCAGCGGTGTGATTGTGGCACGCTTAGCGGGGCGTATACGCTGATACGCCGCAGTTGAGCATGGGGGGGCATGGGGTTATTCTACGCCCCTGTTGGGACAGGCGCCTTGATGCAGATCAAACGCCAGGGATTGTTCCGGGGAAAAGGGGCGTCCCATGAACCACCGACCACATCCGTTCAAGGTAAACAGCGATTGTTCGGACTGTCCGATCCGTCACCGTGCGGTCTGCGCGCGCTGCGATGCGGACGAGTTGGAGCAGCTGGAGGCGGTGAAGTTTTACCGCACCTATGCCGCCGGTGAGGTGATTGTCTGGGCGGGCGACGCGATGGATTTCGTGGCCTCCGTGGTGACCGGCGTGGCGACGCTGACCCAGACGATGGAGGATGGGCGGCGGCAGGTTGTGGGACTGCTGCTGGCTTCGGACTTCATAGGTCGGCCGAACCGGGACCGGGTGGCCTATGATGTCACCGCGACGACCGAGGTGACACTGTGCTGCTTCCGCCGCAAGCCGTTCCACGAGATGATGGAGGGCACGCCGCATCTGAGCCAGCGGCTGCTGGAGATGACCCTCGACGAGCTCGACGCCGCGCGGGAGTGGATGCTGATCCTGGGCCGCAAGACGGCGCGGGAGAAGATTGCGAGCTTTCTTGCCATCTTGGCGCGTCGCAACGCCGGTGCCGCGGGGGCGCGGCCGGGGGTGAACATGCGGTTCGAATTGCCGCTGACCCGCGAGGCGATGTCGGAGTACCTCGGGCTGACGCTGGAGACGGTGAGCCGCCAGATCTCGGGCCTGAAGCGGGACGGGGTGATTCTGCTGGAGGGCAAGCGACAGATCATCGTGCCGGATTTCGACAGGTTGCTGGGCGAGACCGGTGACGACGCCGAGAGCGGCGTTCTGGCCTGAATTCGGCCATCGGAGGCGGGTCCGGCGCCGGCCCTGCCGGGGTGCGCAGACTTGAGCGGTCAATTTTATCTCATGATTACAGGTTCTTGACCGAAGTGAGGCATTGGCGCGCCCAAGCTCTTTCAAAACTTTCCCCTTCTTGACCCAGATCAAGGTCACTCTCCCCGCGATCGTCGAATAAGGCCGCGATGGAACAGCTTTGGGTGACAGCTGCGGACGTGGTCCCGCTGTCAGCTCGGAGCACAATTGAGGGGACGATCGATGCTTGATTACGTGAAGCTTGCGATCCTTGGGCTGATCACGGTCCTGGCGGCGATTGCCGCGAACTACGGGCTGGATCTGGCCTACAAGGTCCACGCGATGCTGATCATGCTGGTGTCCGGCGGGCTTTTCCTCTGGCTCCTGCGCACGGCAGGCGACGAGAAACCGGCGGCACCTAAAAACGAATACATGGACGGGCCGGTGAAGGCGGCGGCGATTGCCACGGTTTTCTGGGGCTGCGCGGGCTTCCTGGTGGGCGTTTTCATCGCCTTCCAGCTGGCGTTCCCGGCGCTCAACTTCGACTGGGCGCAGCCCTATGCGAACTTCGGCCGCCTGCGCCCGCTGCACACCAGCGCGGTGATCTTCGCCTTTGGCGGTAACGCCCTGATCGCGGCGACCTTCTACATCGGCCAGCGCACCTGCGCGGTGCGGATGTGGGGCGGCAACCTGAGCTGGTTCGTCTTCTGGGGCTACCAGCTCTTCATCGTACTGGCGGCCACCGGCTACGTTCTGGGCGCGACCCAGAGCCTCGAATATGCCGAGCCTGAATGGTACGTCGACCTCTGGCTCACCATCGTCTGGGTCGCCTTCCTCGTGGTCTACATGGGCACGATCCTGACCCGGAAGGAGCCGCATATCTACGTGGCGAACTGGTTCCTGCTGGCCTTCATCGTCACCGTGGCGATGCTGCACCTCGTCAACAACATGGCGGTGCCGGTCTCGATCTTCGGGTCGCGCTCGGTGCAGGTGATGTCGGGCGTCCAGAGCGCGATGACCCAGTGGTGGTATGGCCACAACGCGGTAGGCTTCTTCCTGACGGCGGGCTTTTTGGGGATGATGTATTACTTCGTCCCGAAACAGGCCGACCGCCCGATCTACAGCTACAAGCTGTCGATCATCCACTTCTGGGCGCTGATCTTCCTCTACATCTGGGCCGGGCCGCACCACCTGCATTACACCGCCCTGCCGGATTGGGCGGCGACGCTCGGCATGGTCTTCTCGGTGATCCTCTGGATGCCGTCGTGGGGCGGCATGATCAACGGTCTGATGACCCTGCAGGGCGCCTGGGACAAGCTGCGCACGGACCCGGTTCTGCGGATGATGGTGACCTCGCTGGCCTTCTACGGCATGTCGACCTTCGAGGGCCCGATGATGTCGATCCGGGCGGTGAACTCGCTGTCCCACTACACCGACTGGACCATCGGCCACGTGCATTCCGGCGCGCTCGGCTGGAACGGGCTGATCACCTTCGGGATGCTCTACTACCTGTTCCCGAAACTCTGGAACAAGGCCTCGCTCTACTCCGTCCGTGCCGTGTCGTGGCACTTCTGGCTCGCGACCGTAGGGATCGTTCTCTACGCCGCGTCGATGTGGGTGACGGGCATCATGGAAGGCCTGATGTGGCGTGAAGTGGATGCGCAGGGCTTCCTCGTGAACTCCTTCGCCGACACCGTGGAAGCGAAATTCCCGATGTATGTGGTCCGGGGTCTGGGCGGGGTGATGTTCCTGTCGGGCGCCCTGATCATGGCTTGGAACCTGTGGATGACGGTGCGCAGTGGTGAGGCCGTGGCCGACACCAACTCCGCCGTGCCAGCAGAATAAGGAGGGTCGGAGAGATGACCACCACCAACGACAAGATCACCCCGCCCGAGCAGGATCCGAAGGTCTCGACCGTTTCCGACTTCCCGGAGGAGATCCCGAACGAACTGCCGCACCAATCGTGGTTCATTCGCCACCACGGCAAGATCGAGCGCAACGCGACGCTGCTTCTGGCGCTGAGCTTCGTGGTCGTGACCATCGGCGGCGTCGTGGAGATCGCGCCGCTGTTCTACCTGGAGAACACCATCGAGGATGTGGAGGGCGTGCGCCCCTACTCGCCGCTGGAGCTGGCAGGGCGCGAGATCTACATCCGCGAGGGCTGCACCGTCTGCCACAGCCAGATGATCCGACCCATGCGCGACGAGGTGGAGCGCTACGGGCATTACTCCCTGGCCGCCGAAAGCCAGTACGACCACCCCTTCGTCTGGGGCTCGAAACGGACCGGGCCGGACCTGGCGCGGGTGGGCGGGCGCTATTCGGATGAGTGGCATTACGATCACCTGATCAGCCCGCAGTCGGTCGTGCCCGAGAGCATCATGCCCTCCTACGCCTTTCTTGCCGACACCCGGCTGGACGGCGAAGCGGTGGCCGACTTGATGCAAACCCATCGCATCGTCGGTGTGCCCTACACCGACGCGATGATCGAGAACGCGCGCTTTGATTTCGTGGAGCAGGCGACGGACTTCGGCGATACCGGCGTGACCGAGCGCTATCCCGGCGCGCAGCAGCGCGACTTCGACGGCAACCCGGCCGTGACCGAGATGGATGCGCTGATCGCCTACCTGCAAGTGCTGGGCACGATGGTCGATTTCTCGACCTTTACGCCGGAAGAGAGCCGATAGGGAGGGGCAAAAGATGCAAGATTACACCGTATTGAGAGAGCTCGCCGGTAGCATCGGCACCGTTTTCCTCGTGCTCAGCTTCGCAGGTTTCGTCCTTTTCGCCCTGCGGCCGGGATCGCGGGGCGTGCACCGGGACACGGCCGATATTCCGTTTCGTCACGACGACAGGCCCGCCGCTGATGCGGACGCCCAAGCGGCCCATGCAAGGGAGCCCCGCCAATGACCGATCAAGATCATTCCAACCTGCATCCCGATGATCCCGAGACCACCGGTCACGAGTGGGACGGCATCCGCGAGTTCAACAACCCGCTGCCGCGCTGGTGGCTCTGGTGCCTCTACGCGACGATCCTCTGGGGCGTGGCCTACACCATCGCCTACCCGGCCTGGCCGATGATCTCTGGCGCGACGCCGGGACTCTTGGGGTATTCCACCCGCGCCGAGGTGGCAGGCGAGATCGACCGCTACGACGCGCTCAACGCCGATCTTCGGGCCGAGCTTGCGCAGGTCGATCTTACGAGCGTCACGCAGGAGGGCACGCCCGACCTCTACAACTTCGCGATCCAGTCGGGCGGCGCGACTTTTGCGACATGGTGTTCGCAATGCCACGGCCGCGGGGCGGCGGGGGTGCAGGCCTCGGGCTATCCGAGCCTGCTGGACGACGACTGGCTTTGGGGCGGCACGGTGGAGGACATCCACCTCACCATCGCTCACGGCATCCGCAACGAGGAAGACCCCGACGCGCGCTGGTCCGAGATGACTGCCTTCGAGGGCATCCTGTCCGACGAGGAGATCGACGAGGTCGTGCACTACGTTCTCAGCGTGTCGGAGCAGGAGGCCGATGCCGATCTGGCCATGGCGGGGGAGGCGGTCTTCCTCGACAATTGCGCGGCCTGCCACGGGGATACCGGAGCCGGCGACCGCATCCTCGGCGCGCCGAACCTGACGGACCGGATCTGGCTCTACGGGGGCTCGCCCGAGGCGATCGAGGAAACCGTGCGCCATGCGCGCTTCGGGGTGATGCCGCCCTGGTCGGGGCGGTTGAGCGAGGCCGAGACCCGCGCCACGGCGATCTATGTTCACAGCCGGGGCGGCGGCGAATAGCGCCCGCCCCGGTCTCCGGACGGTACGCGTCTTTCCATCGGCGCGTGCCCGGCACAGCCCCACGCCCTGTTCGCGCTATCGCGTGGGGCTGTCGCCCTTCAGGCAATTGCCTTCCGACACTGCGCGTCCGCGACGGGCCGTCGATGGCAGGGCTTCCCACCCCCTCGGCACCCGCAGCGCAGGGCGGAAAGGATTAAGGCAACCTTGCCGCAATATGAGGCCTTTGCCTTGAATTTGTACCGATTTCACCTCGCAATTCCCCTAGGGCAACCGGATTTTCCCTGCACCAAGTTGCAGCACACTTCGAAACATGGAGCCCCGTCATGAAGTCCCTTCGTTCCACCACCGCGCAGTACATTCAGTCCGAAGACGGCGCCGTAACCGTGGATTGGGTCGTCCTGACTGCCGCGCTCGCGGGTCTCGCCATTGCCACGACGCTTGTCGTCTCCGGCGGCGCCGAGAACATCTCGGGCGATGTCGCGAGCCAGATGGCTGATCAGGAGATCAACACGCGGTTCGGCAGCGCGTTCGAGCGTCAGCAATGGGACGCGCATAACCCCGGCATCTACGAGGAATATTCTACCTGGATGGCAGGCTTCGAAGATCAGCAACTGCTCGAGCATTACAACAACACGGCGCAATACGCGAACGCCGAGCCGAATTCGGGCCATCCGATCGACACCTATCACGACGAGTTCTGGATCGCGCGTGACGAGGCGATCACCCGCGGGCTGGTTGACGAGGATGACCCGATCCCGACGCCCTCCGCTTAAACACTGACGAAGAGATCACGACCGAAAAGGGCGGCCGCCGGATACCGGGGCTGCCCCTTTTCGTGCGCGACAGGAATTTGTCGGGACGGCTTGATCCAAATCAAGGAAGGCGGCGGCGCTTCCTCCTAGTCCTGAGGTGCGAACAGAAACCGATTCCCAGGATTCCCCATGTCTTCAACCGATGCTCCGCCAAAGCTTTATGCGGCGCAGGAGCCTATCTTCCCCAAGAAGGTCAAAGGCCCTTTCCGAAGCCTGAAATGGGCGATCATGGTGGTGACGCTCGGGATCTACTACGTCACCCCTTGGATCCGGTGGGACCGGGGCCCGAGCTTGCCGGATCAGGCGGTGCTGGTGGACATCGCGGGTCGGCGGTTCTTCTTTTTCTGGATCGAGATCTGGCCCCACGAATTCTATTTCGTCGCGGGCCTGCTGATCATGGCGGGGCTCGGCCTGTTCCTCTTTACTTCGGCGCTTGGGCGGGTCTGGTGCGGCTATGCCTGCCCGCAGACCGTCTGGACCGACCTGTTCTACACCGTCGAGCGCTGGATCGAGGGCGACCGCAACGCTCGGATGCGCCTGTGGAACGCGCCATGGGACCTGCGCAAGTGGCGGCTGCGGCTTGCCAAATGGGCCGTTTGGCTGCTGATCGCCGTGGCGACCGGCGGGGCCTGGGTCTTCTATTTTGCCGATGCGCCGACGCTGCTGCGCGACCTCGTGACCGGGCAGGCCGCCTTCGTGGCCTATGCCACCGTCGCCGTTCTGACGGCCACCACCTTCCTCTTCGGCGGCTTCGCACGCGAGCAGATCTGCATCTATGCCTGCCCCTGGCCGCGCATCCAGGCGGCGATGATGGACGAGCATTCTCTGACCGTCGCCTACCGCGACTGGCGGGGAGAGCCGCGCGGCAAAGGCAAGCGCCGCCGTGCGCTGGCCGAGAAGGCCATCGCGGAATCGCACCTCGCCGGGCCGTTGGTGACGGGGGCCGCCCCCGGCGCCACCACGGATGCCGCGCCCGAGGTGCAGGCCATGGGTGACTGCATCGATTGCAACGCCTGCGTGAACGTCTGCCCGATGGGGATCGACATTCGCGACGGGCAGCAGATGGAATGCATCACCTGCGCGCTCTGCATCGACGCCTGCGACGAGATCATGGACCGGATCGGCAAGCCGCGCGGGCTGATCGACTACCTCGCCCTGACCGATGAGGCGAATGAGCGCGCGGGCAACGCCAAGGTGCCGGTGCTGCGCCATATCCTGCGGCCGCGCACGCTGATCTACACCGCGCTCTGGTCGCTGATCGGCGTGGGCCTTGTCATCGCGCTTTTCGTGCGCTCGGAAATCGGGCTGACCGTCGCCGCCGTGCGCAATCCGCAATACGTGACGCTCTCGGACGGCTCGATCCGCAACACCTATGACGTGCGCATCCGCAACATGACGCAGGAAGATGCTGTTTTCCGGATCGGGCTGACCTCGGAGGAGGTGCTCCGCATCGATCTGGAAGGGCGGCAGAGCCTGATGGTGGACGTGCCGGCGGATGAGACGATGCTGCAGCGTGTCTATGTCATTGCCCGCCCCGATGATCCGGCGGCCACGGCGGAACGCACGGACCTGCGGTTCTGGGTCGAGGCCTTTGGCACCAACGAACGGGCCTATCAGGCACAAACCTTCTTCGGACGAGGCACCCCATGACGGTACGGACAGACAAGGCGCGCGGGCTCAACGGCTGGCATATCTTCGGCATCTTCGGCGGCGGCTTCGGCGTCATCATCGCGGTGAACCTGTTCATGGCTTTCCAGGCGGTCTCGACCTTTCCGGGGCTGGAGGTCTCGTCGAGCTACGCCGACAGCCAGACCTTCGATCTACGCCGCGAGGCGCAGGAGGCGCTGGGGTGGGAGGCCTCGGTCGCGGCGGCGGAGGGGGAGGTGATCCTCACCCTCGTTGATGGGGCGGGGCGGCCGGTCTATCCGGCGGAGTTGGAGGCGCTGCTGACCCGGCCCACGACGCGGACCGACGACCAGTTGCTGGCGCTGAGCCGGGGGCCGAACGGCACGCTCATCGCGCCCGCCGAACTGGCCGAGGGCCGCTGGCGCCTGCGCATGGTCGGCCTGTCGCGGGGCGGCACCGAGTATCGCCACAACATCACCTTCACGGTCACCGCGCCATGACGGCCCTTGCCGATCCCCCGCGCGCCTCGGCATGCCCGGCCTGTGACGCGGCACCGCTGGCGCAGCACATGGCAGGGGCGACGGCCGAGGCCGCGCGGCTGATGATCGCGCTGCCCGGCATCCATTGCGCCGGGTGCATTTCCGGCGTCGAGCGGGCGCTGCTGTCGCAGCCGGGCGTTTCTGACGCGCGCGTGAACCTGACGCTGCGCCGGGTCGCGGTAGAGGCCGATCCGGAGGTGGCGGTGGAAACGCTCTGCACGGCGCTGGAGCGCGCCGGGTTCGAGGCGCATGAGCTGGATGCCGGCATCCTCGCCGCCACCGAGGTCGATGCCCGCGGCCGCGCGCTCCTGATGCGGTTGGCGGTTGCGGTTTTCGCAATGATGAACGTCATGCTGCTGTCGGTAGCCGTCTGGTCCGGGGCCGAGGGCGTGACGCGGGACATGATGCACTGGATCAGCGCGGCCATCGCGATCCCGGCGGTGATCTTCACCGGCCAGCCGTTCTACACCTCGGCCTGGGGCGCGCTGCGGGCTGGGCGGTTGAACATGGATGTGCCGATCACCTTGGCACTCGCGCTGGCCGTCGGCACCTCGCTCTACGAAACCACGCAGGGCGGCGCCCATGCCTATTTCGATGCGGCCATCGCGCTGTGCACCTTCCTGCTGGCGGGGCGTTACCTTGATCACCGCACCCGCGCGACGGCGCGCTCGGCGGCGCAGGAGCTGGCCGCGCTGGAAGTGCCGCGCGCGTTGCGGATGGTGGGGCAGGGGCGGACCGAGAGTGTCGGCGTGGCCGATCTGCGCGCGGGCGACAGGGTCCGCGTGTTGCCGGGCGGGCGCATTCCGGTCGACGGGGTGATACGCGATGGCGCGACCGAGCTGGACCGATCGGTGATGACGGGCGAAACGCTCCCCGCTGCGGTGGCACTTGGCGACGCGGTCCACGCGGGGGAGGCGAACCTGACGGGGCCGATCACGGTCGAGGTGCAGGCGGCGGGCCGCGACACGGAGCTGGCGCGGATCGGTGACCTTGTCGCCGTGGCCGAAGCGGGGCGGGGCAACTACACCTCGCTCGCCGATGCCGCGGCGAAGCTGTACGCGCCGGGGGTGCATATCATCTCGGCGCTCGCGGCGGTGGGTTGGTTCATTGCCACGGCAGACCTGCGGGTGGCGCTCAACATCGCGGCGGCGGTGCTGATCATCACCTGCCCCTGCGCGCTCGGGCTGGCGGTGCCGGCGGTGACGACCGCGGCCTCGGCCCGGCTGTTCCGCAAGGGCGTGCTGATCAAGAGCGGCACGGCGCTGGAGCGGTTGGCCGAGGTCGATACCGTGGTTTTTGATAAGACCGGCACGCTCACCGACGGCGCGCCGGAGCCCTTGGGGTTGGAGGAATTGAGCGCGGAGGCGCAATCGGTGGCACTGGCGCTCGCGCAGGGATCAGCGCATCCACTCGCCGCGTCCCTTGCGCGGGGCCTGAGCGCCAGGGCCGTGCGCCCGGCGGCGGTATCCGACGTGGTGGAGCACCCCGGCTCCGGCATCGAGGGACGCTGGCAGGGGCAGGTGGTGCGACTGGGCCGCGCCGGTTGGGTCGGGGCGAAGGCGCTTCCGACGACGGCGACCTACCTTGCGGTTGGCGAGAACGCGCGGGTGGCGATTGCCTTTGCAGACACGTTGCGCGAAGGCGCGGCGGAGGTGGTCGCCGGCCTGCACGCGCAGGGCAAGCGGGTGATCCTGCTGTCGGGCGACATGGAGGCCTCGGTCCGTCATTTCGCGGCGCGGGTGGGGATCGCGGAGGTCGTGGCGGAGGCTCGGCCCGAGGCCAAGGCCGAGGCCATTGCGGGGCTCTCGGAAGGGGGCGCGCGGGTTCTCATGGTCGGTGACGGGATGAACGACACGGCGGCGCTGACGGCGGCGGACGTCTCGATCTCGCCAGCCTCGGCGCTGGAGGCTGCGCGGGCCGCGTCGGACATGGTGCTGACGGGCCAAACGCTGGCGCCGATCCTCGACGCCATGGAAACCGCCGTCGCCGCGCGCCGACGGATCAAGGAGAACTTCACCATCGCCTCGGTCTACAACGTGCTCGCCGTGCCGCTGGCCGTCGCGGGCCTCTGCTCGCCCCTGATCGCGGCGCTGGCGATGTCGTCGTCGTCGCTGACCGTCTCGCTCAACGCCTTGAGGCTGCGCTGATGGAGGTGCTTGGTCTTCTCATCCCGGTCAGCCTCGCGCTTGGCGGGTTGGGGCTGGTGGCGTTCTGGTGGCTCCTGCGTCGGGGGCAGTTCGACGACCCGGAAGGCGACGCGCACCGGATCCTGAGAGAGGATTACGACGACCGCCCGAAGTAGGGGCGGGCGCGGAACAGAAAACGGCGGCTCGCAAGGGCCGCCGTTTCAAAATATTGGATGCGCTGTCCGCTAGGGCCCGAAGGTTTCGCAGGCCATGTCGCGGGCCGAGAGGCGGGCGCAG
Proteins encoded in this region:
- the fnrL gene encoding transcriptional regulator FnrL; the encoded protein is MNHRPHPFKVNSDCSDCPIRHRAVCARCDADELEQLEAVKFYRTYAAGEVIVWAGDAMDFVASVVTGVATLTQTMEDGRRQVVGLLLASDFIGRPNRDRVAYDVTATTEVTLCCFRRKPFHEMMEGTPHLSQRLLEMTLDELDAAREWMLILGRKTAREKIASFLAILARRNAGAAGARPGVNMRFELPLTREAMSEYLGLTLETVSRQISGLKRDGVILLEGKRQIIVPDFDRLLGETGDDAESGVLA
- the ccoN gene encoding cytochrome-c oxidase, cbb3-type subunit I yields the protein MLDYVKLAILGLITVLAAIAANYGLDLAYKVHAMLIMLVSGGLFLWLLRTAGDEKPAAPKNEYMDGPVKAAAIATVFWGCAGFLVGVFIAFQLAFPALNFDWAQPYANFGRLRPLHTSAVIFAFGGNALIAATFYIGQRTCAVRMWGGNLSWFVFWGYQLFIVLAATGYVLGATQSLEYAEPEWYVDLWLTIVWVAFLVVYMGTILTRKEPHIYVANWFLLAFIVTVAMLHLVNNMAVPVSIFGSRSVQVMSGVQSAMTQWWYGHNAVGFFLTAGFLGMMYYFVPKQADRPIYSYKLSIIHFWALIFLYIWAGPHHLHYTALPDWAATLGMVFSVILWMPSWGGMINGLMTLQGAWDKLRTDPVLRMMVTSLAFYGMSTFEGPMMSIRAVNSLSHYTDWTIGHVHSGALGWNGLITFGMLYYLFPKLWNKASLYSVRAVSWHFWLATVGIVLYAASMWVTGIMEGLMWREVDAQGFLVNSFADTVEAKFPMYVVRGLGGVMFLSGALIMAWNLWMTVRSGEAVADTNSAVPAE
- the ccoO gene encoding cytochrome-c oxidase, cbb3-type subunit II: MTTTNDKITPPEQDPKVSTVSDFPEEIPNELPHQSWFIRHHGKIERNATLLLALSFVVVTIGGVVEIAPLFYLENTIEDVEGVRPYSPLELAGREIYIREGCTVCHSQMIRPMRDEVERYGHYSLAAESQYDHPFVWGSKRTGPDLARVGGRYSDEWHYDHLISPQSVVPESIMPSYAFLADTRLDGEAVADLMQTHRIVGVPYTDAMIENARFDFVEQATDFGDTGVTERYPGAQQRDFDGNPAVTEMDALIAYLQVLGTMVDFSTFTPEESR
- a CDS encoding cbb3-type cytochrome c oxidase subunit 3, whose amino-acid sequence is MQDYTVLRELAGSIGTVFLVLSFAGFVLFALRPGSRGVHRDTADIPFRHDDRPAADADAQAAHAREPRQ
- the ccoP gene encoding cytochrome-c oxidase, cbb3-type subunit III, whose protein sequence is MTDQDHSNLHPDDPETTGHEWDGIREFNNPLPRWWLWCLYATILWGVAYTIAYPAWPMISGATPGLLGYSTRAEVAGEIDRYDALNADLRAELAQVDLTSVTQEGTPDLYNFAIQSGGATFATWCSQCHGRGAAGVQASGYPSLLDDDWLWGGTVEDIHLTIAHGIRNEEDPDARWSEMTAFEGILSDEEIDEVVHYVLSVSEQEADADLAMAGEAVFLDNCAACHGDTGAGDRILGAPNLTDRIWLYGGSPEAIEETVRHARFGVMPPWSGRLSEAETRATAIYVHSRGGGE
- the ccoG gene encoding cytochrome c oxidase accessory protein CcoG; translated protein: MSSTDAPPKLYAAQEPIFPKKVKGPFRSLKWAIMVVTLGIYYVTPWIRWDRGPSLPDQAVLVDIAGRRFFFFWIEIWPHEFYFVAGLLIMAGLGLFLFTSALGRVWCGYACPQTVWTDLFYTVERWIEGDRNARMRLWNAPWDLRKWRLRLAKWAVWLLIAVATGGAWVFYFADAPTLLRDLVTGQAAFVAYATVAVLTATTFLFGGFAREQICIYACPWPRIQAAMMDEHSLTVAYRDWRGEPRGKGKRRRALAEKAIAESHLAGPLVTGAAPGATTDAAPEVQAMGDCIDCNACVNVCPMGIDIRDGQQMECITCALCIDACDEIMDRIGKPRGLIDYLALTDEANERAGNAKVPVLRHILRPRTLIYTALWSLIGVGLVIALFVRSEIGLTVAAVRNPQYVTLSDGSIRNTYDVRIRNMTQEDAVFRIGLTSEEVLRIDLEGRQSLMVDVPADETMLQRVYVIARPDDPAATAERTDLRFWVEAFGTNERAYQAQTFFGRGTP
- a CDS encoding FixH family protein, which translates into the protein MTVRTDKARGLNGWHIFGIFGGGFGVIIAVNLFMAFQAVSTFPGLEVSSSYADSQTFDLRREAQEALGWEASVAAAEGEVILTLVDGAGRPVYPAELEALLTRPTTRTDDQLLALSRGPNGTLIAPAELAEGRWRLRMVGLSRGGTEYRHNITFTVTAP
- a CDS encoding heavy metal translocating P-type ATPase → MTALADPPRASACPACDAAPLAQHMAGATAEAARLMIALPGIHCAGCISGVERALLSQPGVSDARVNLTLRRVAVEADPEVAVETLCTALERAGFEAHELDAGILAATEVDARGRALLMRLAVAVFAMMNVMLLSVAVWSGAEGVTRDMMHWISAAIAIPAVIFTGQPFYTSAWGALRAGRLNMDVPITLALALAVGTSLYETTQGGAHAYFDAAIALCTFLLAGRYLDHRTRATARSAAQELAALEVPRALRMVGQGRTESVGVADLRAGDRVRVLPGGRIPVDGVIRDGATELDRSVMTGETLPAAVALGDAVHAGEANLTGPITVEVQAAGRDTELARIGDLVAVAEAGRGNYTSLADAAAKLYAPGVHIISALAAVGWFIATADLRVALNIAAAVLIITCPCALGLAVPAVTTAASARLFRKGVLIKSGTALERLAEVDTVVFDKTGTLTDGAPEPLGLEELSAEAQSVALALAQGSAHPLAASLARGLSARAVRPAAVSDVVEHPGSGIEGRWQGQVVRLGRAGWVGAKALPTTATYLAVGENARVAIAFADTLREGAAEVVAGLHAQGKRVILLSGDMEASVRHFAARVGIAEVVAEARPEAKAEAIAGLSEGGARVLMVGDGMNDTAALTAADVSISPASALEAARAASDMVLTGQTLAPILDAMETAVAARRRIKENFTIASVYNVLAVPLAVAGLCSPLIAALAMSSSSLTVSLNALRLR
- the ccoS gene encoding cbb3-type cytochrome oxidase assembly protein CcoS; its protein translation is MEVLGLLIPVSLALGGLGLVAFWWLLRRGQFDDPEGDAHRILREDYDDRPK